A section of the Humulus lupulus chromosome 2, drHumLupu1.1, whole genome shotgun sequence genome encodes:
- the LOC133816849 gene encoding tryptophan N-monooxygenase CYP79A68-like: protein MEVSSSRIVGNKSHYVSSYHNEESITVMFFIALLLIIVLLLLLHISGNKKKQLTATTLPPGPSPWPILGNIPEILRNRLAYQWIHRLMKEMNTDIACIRLGTATHLITVTSPEIAREFLKKNDAVLASRPDTVVTSLISRGYKTTALTPSGNQWKKMRRVLVSELFNRSKLAWLLQKRTEEADDLVRFVYNQALASSGGGDGRGGVVNVKVAAKQYAAGVLRRMMFGRGYSGKRRGDGGPGKEEEEHVEALFTVLSHAYAYSVSDILPWLRWFDLDGHQRTVGEAIKVINNHQDSIISERIREWREDEHAEAKNKKQPSDLLDFLISAKDSDGNPLLSDDEIRAQVTELLLAGIDNSYNAAEWALSEMLNQPEMLEKATEEIDRVVGNGNDKLLQECDISQLPYIVACAREALRLHPVTAFNLPHLSTADCTVAGYFIPKGSHVLLSRHGLGRNPAVWDQPLRFNPQRHLPENKCDLGESELRFISFSTGRRGCIGMVMGTNMTIMLLGRLLQCFTWTIPQGVEKIDLRSGEGSSLFKATPLYAHAKPRFNPSLYTSLSHD from the exons ATGGAAGTCTCATCATCCCGAATTGTAGGGAACAAATCACACTACGTTTCTTCTTATCATAATGAAGAGAGTATCACGGTTATGTTTTTCATAGCACTATTATTGATAATAGTGTTATTATTACTACTACATATTAGTGGTAATAAGAAGAAGCAACTCACTGCTACTACTCTTCCTCCGGGTCCCTCCCCATGGCCGATCCTCGGAAACATTCCGGAGATATTGCGGAACAGACTGGCGTACCAGTGGATCCACCGTCTCATGAAGGAGATGAACACAGACATTGCCTGTATCCGCCTCGGCACGGCCACGCATCTCATCACTGTCACCTCTCCGGAGATAGCCAgagagttcttgaagaaaaacGACGCAGTGCTCGCTTCCAGACCCGACACGGTGGTCACTTCTCTAATAAGCCGCGGTTACAAGACCACTGCCCTCACTCCCTCCGGAAACCAGTGGAAGAAGATGAGGAGAGTTCTGGTGTCCGAGCTCTTCAACCGCTCTAAGCTCGCTTGGCTTCTCCAGAAGAGAACCGAGGAAGCTGATGATCTGGTTCGCTTCGTTTATAACCAGGCCTTGGCTAGCAGTGGCGGTGGAGATGGAAGAGGAGGAGTGGTGAATGTGAAAGTTGCCGCGAAGCAGTACGCGGCTGGGGTACTGAGGAGAATGATGTTCGGTAGAGGATATTCTGGGAAGCGAAGAGGGGACGGTGGCCCTGGGAAGGAAGAGGAAGAGCACGTGGAGGCTTTGTTTACTGTGCTGTCGCATGCTTATGCCTATTCTGTATCGGACATTCTGCCATGGCTGCGGTGGTTTGACTTGGATGGTCATCAGAGGACTGTTGGTGAAGCCATAAAAGTGATCAACAACCACCAAGACTCGATAATCAGCGAGAGAATTCGAGAGTGGAGAGAGGACGAGCATGCTGAGGCCAAGAACAAGAAGCAACCTTCAGACCTGCTTGATTTTCTCATCTCGGCCAAAGATTCTGACGGGAATCCGCTTTTGTCGGACGATGAAATCCGAGCACAAGTCACG GAATTGCTTTTAGCAGGAATCGACAATTCATACAATGCAGCAGAGTGGGCACTCTCAGAGATGTTGAACCAGCCAGAGATGCTTGAAAAGGCAACTGAAGAAATCGACAGAGTGGTTGGAAATGGCAATGACAAACTCCTCCAAGAGTGTGACATCTCCCAACTCCCTTACATTGTGGCCTGCGCAAGAGAAGCTCTCCGCCTCCACCCGGTGACCGCCTTCAACCTTCCCCATCTCTCCACCGCCGACTGCACCGTGGCTGGCTACTTCATTCCCAAGGGCAGCCACGTCCTCCTCAGCCGCCACGGCCTCGGCCGCAATCCGGCTGTGTGGGATCAGCCGCTGCGCTTCAATCCGCAGCGCCATCTTCCGGAGAACAAGTGTGACTTGGGGGAATCGGAGCTGCGGTTCATCAGCTTCTCGACAGGAAGGAGAGGGTGCATCGGAATGGTGATGGGGACGAACATGACTATTATGCTTTTGGGAAGACTGTTGCAGTGTTTCACCTGGACGATTCCACAAGGAGTGGAGAAGATCGATCTGAGGAGTGGAGAGGGCAGCTCTCTCTTTAAGGCTACGCCATTGTATGCCCATGCAAAGCCTCGCTTCAATCCATCTCTTTATACCTCATTATCACATGACTGA